The DNA sequence CATCTCAATGCGAGCCACACAGAAGAGGTACTCCAAAGAATTATAAGGAAAAGGCAAGGCTGATTCCAATCAACTACATGTTTGATGAAATTGCTCTCACTGTTCAGAATCGAATGAGTTCTCAGGTGGTTTAGATTGAATCGTTCAAAATTAAATGTAGAGTAAAATTGTACTTTATTTTACATGATTTGGTTCATTAGAGACATCAtatatctaataaacccaattgagaTGTGACCCAAAGCATTAGGTTTGGGCCATTAGTATTAGACTGTATGGGTTGGAATATGTTGTTGATGTTCCCTGGTGTTCCAATGGAATCACTGGCTTTAGCTAAGCATTTGAGTGTTGAGTGATCTCTTATAATGCTAGGAGTGATAATAAGATGGTTCATAACTTGATAAATATTAGTTGTAataaatggattttttttttgatgtAATAAGGTTTAATTGATGAATGATTTTGAAAGAGAAGTCCATGAGGTATCAcaattaggcttataaataatattgtttttctattttctagTTATGAATATTTTCATATAATCATTATGAAtagataatttataatatttcaatGCAAGGAGAAATTATAATTATATCgagaaaatatgatttttttttatcatattagtATCAATTCCAAATGGAGAACCAAAATTTATCCAATAAACTTGGAAAGGATCAAAGGCAATGATGTCTTGGTACATGCACTATATTAAGATGAAAAAGCTTCCAAAAATAGGATAGTTGAGCTTGAACTTTGGCTTAAACATTATTATTAAGTGAAAGCACTTAAAAGTTAAAAGTTCAAATGGGATGTTagaaaatatatctaattaattatCTTGTACCTTACATCGAAACCACAAAAAATATGCATAAAAATTTACTATATAAGGAAGGGTTCATGAACCTTCAAATTAGTGCATGAACTGTTGAATTGGTGCATGGCCCTTAGGATATGATCATTAAAATTGTATGCTATAAATAGATACAAAGAAAATGATGATATTGTAGATATAGTAGTGCAATATAACTCTCCTCCATCTTCATCCTACTTTCCATCGCCTCTCATGAGTGATAACAAGGAGGCCATgccggaagaggaggaggaagaggcaccCAGCACACCGCGGGGTGCAGAACACAGGATCCCCGAGCCCGTgtgcccgccgccgccgccgcagccgaAGAAGCCGACCATGGCGCCCCGCTCTGACCCTCCTCCCCGGACGAACTTCACCTCAGCGGAGATCGACGAATTGTTGGCAGAATTCACTTCAAAACAACAAAGCATGTCATCTAAACCACCAACCAAAAAAGATCATTAACTAAGAAGGGTGTAGCGTCGTTGTAGAGTGGAAGCATCAGTGCTTCCCTTCGTATATCAGCTTGGGAAAAGCTTTGGACTCGGTAGATGCAGTTATGTATGTTTTCtgaaaggtatatatatatatatataaatatatatacaatacTTATGGTTCTTTAATTTCCATGAATTTAAGCATTCATCATGTCCTCGGCACAAGTATTTTGTTGGATGGATTGTATGGTACAAAAGCTCCAATGGCATCTCTCCTAATGGTATCTGCTCACTTGTGGAGCTCAGCAGATATTGGTAAGAAACTGAACTCAGTCACTCCTCCACATTGTAGGAAAAAACAGCAGCTGGACCTCATAAAAGGAATAACACTATTCATAAGATGGCACATGTAATTCTTCAAGTTAATTTATCATTGTAAAACCAACATAAACATGTTACTCTGACTCCTTCAGAAAAGAAAATAGGGTGGGGCTGAAATGGACATTACCacaattcatcatcatcatcatttaatTCTCTGATTGAATATTCTGTTGTTAAGAAAGGGCAATGCATTTCATTAAAAGGGTGCCTTTATGGGACCTGCAACACTTCATACATCTTTGGCATGGACAAGGAGCAGATGAATCTATGAACAAAGATCTTTTCTGAGAAGGTCAGGGACCAAAATCATGTTCAGAAACCAAGCTAAAAGTTTCCAATACTGTGGCTCATCAACATCCAGTAATGTGGGCACTACTTCTTTCAGTGATTGTTTTGGAAACATGTAGGTGGACCACTGTCTTTGCTAAAGGAATTTGGCATTTAAGATTCCAGCACATACAACCCATCTCAGGACCACAATTTTCAGGCTCTGATTATTGTCTCAGCTTGAGCAGGAAACTAATAATGGCTTCTTCCTGTTTCTGACACAATTATGAACAACTTGTTTCTGATTGCTTGAATATTATTAAGCTTTGATGTCAAAATAAATACTTTTAACACAACAAAAGcagaaaattctttttctacttctCTTAATCAAGCCAACATAGCTTGTTGACTTTGTAGCAATATTTGATCAAGAAAATAAGAAATTATTGATAACAAGAACCATAATTGACTTGGCCTGAGAGATGATACCAGTAGGGGGTTGTTGGTCTCTGATACTACAAGTGGTTTAGGAGAGGACCTCTGTCCCAAGAATCTTGTTCTTGAAGCAGTGTGTGTGGTCAGTAATGTTAGGTCATGGAGTGGTGGTTGCAAAAAAAATGATTGGCAAATATGATACAAAGTACTTGTGTTGTCACTAAGACAAAAACATGATAGTTTGGTTAGCACTGAGACATGCTCTAAATCTAATAAGCAGAAgttatcataaaatatcatgaacttTTGTTAACTGGTAGTAGGTGTGCAGAAAGAAGGAAAACAAGACTACTAGTTAAGCCTCCAAAGAACAGCATTTAATCTTTTTCCTGAAGTTTCATGATCAATGGAGTaggtttctttttccttttttttttgattCAGGGTAGCCAAGTTACAAGGATGAACAATCTCCTCCCTAAAATTAATTTACAATTATTAGTACATATTTGTTACAGATATTCCAGCTGATCTAATTGAAAGAAAGTAATCTGTTTATGACATTTGTCATTTATCTACTAAATAATGGATTTGTTATTGATTGCTTAACATATAAACAATATGCAAAAAGTTTCTCACTTTGCTTTTCTGTACAATTGGAATCAAAGAGGGGGCTGGCAGCACAGATTGTGTGTTTTTTGTCTTTTCAGTGGAAAGAAGGATTACActttagatatacatatatatatatatatatatctatatatatatatatcttcaagtGACCTCCTGAACTACTAGCCAGAAGTCAATGCCCAAAACACAACCTATGTCAGAGAAGGACCACACTAGATTGATCCACAAGACAGAGAAAGCCAGATCACATCCTGTCGACTGAAAGCAACACTGCTTCATTCATTCTTGGAACTCTCAATTCTTTAAAAAGAACATAGAACATGGTTTCTTCTTCCTTCATCACAAAATACTGAGGCAAAGTCATAAAAGACTGGAAACTAAAGAGAAACCTGATTTGATGTTATGCAAAAGGTAAAAACCTCTATAGCACAACTGAAAACAACCCTAATGCAAAAGGTTCTACCACTGATGAATCCACACAGGCCCAATCATTCAAAGCCACCTCATGGCCAGTGCAATGTTTTATTTAATGCTTTGCTATttctttcccttcttcttctgtAGTATTAGCATGGGAATCCACTCATGCCAGCTCATGTTGCTGTGTGCTTCCTAATTGAGCCACTGGTGTTATATATGTCCCAGACCAGCTCTGCTGTGGTCTCTTCTCATCTTCCCACGCCTTCCCTGCCTCTGCTGCTCATCACAGGGTCCATTGTCACCATACAAACTCCTGGATCCATGGCCTCTGAAGCTTCTGTGACAGATGAAACGGTTACTGAGGTCAGTGAAGAAGAAATGACTTATCTACATActtcccttctctttcttgcTTTGTGTAAGTACAGCTTTCACAACTAGGTGATGTGATTAAACACAATTACACTGGCCAAcgatcctttctttctttctttctttcttttttgtatcTTAGTAGGTGATCCCCATTAAGTTCTTCAGATGAATCCTCTTGTGGTTGTTTCTCCCAGTTTCCTCAAAGAAGGGAAGAGGGAAAGAAATGGGGggctaaataagaaaaaaaagttgTTTAATGTTTGCAAATACATGATTTTGTGTATAATATTGCATCCTATACCTCTCTTTATATGGCCTCTGCTAATCTGTTCTAGAGTGATTGTTTCTGGAACAAGACATCCTATCTCTAAATTGCAATATTTCCTAATTTTCAGAACCCTgattatatcatttttaaatccTGAAAGTAAAACCCTATTAACTAGCATCAATTCGATCTTAGTCATCTTGTAGTCTCCATTAGCACTTGAGAATGGCCtgtcttctttttcttgtatGTTGTTACTGTATTCCTccatcatatttatttttatatattttcttgatgTGCCTTCAAGTTTTATGCACAAAATTTAGTTAGTTATTGATTGCAAAAGATAATTGGTATGTTTACCAAATTACTGAACATAATGAGTTACCATTATTTATCTTATTTCTTCTTTGTTGTATCCACAAATGTGATATGAAAGGCAGGAAAGCTTGTATCTGTCTTTTTACATAAATCTAACAAGTTTAACATAAGAAATTCTAAGTGTAGTTTACATTTTAAACCAAAAGCAGATTACAACCAGCTTCGTATTTGATATGGAACCAGTTTGTACTACTTAATATAGGTAGAACTGGCAAGCAAGATGATACAAGAATCATGTTGTATGCACTGAAATTTGGTCCCAAAGTTTGCACACTCACAGGATTTACTGCAATCCACCAAATGCTTGCTCAGTTCTTAAGAATATCTCTATTTAGTTTCTACAGAACAACCTTTAAGGATTTGCAATTTGCAGTTCAGCTTATCCAGTCATATAATGCAGGAAAGCATTCTGTTAAAGGATGTGTTAGAAAGATCCAAATTGGTCTTTTAGCTTTTTTCTTTTCAGCAGACATTATGTTAGTTTGATTTCTACAGACACGTTATGTCAAAATGTATGATTTATGTCGAAGAAAGAGTAAAGCAAACCTTTTCGGACCTGTTTTGATATGATCTCCATTGACATAATGCAACTAGGTAATTTCGCTCTTCGTCGTTTCACAGGCATGTAAAGTAAGTGAAAACCAGACGGTGCAACTTTCTCATCATATTAATTTTACAGATCAGTTCAATGCGAAACTTACATTGCCCATCACAAACATTctcataagaaataaaaattccaTACCTTCCCTTACTGCTAATAATTTTAGACAATAGTGAATGTCAGGTGACTATGATGAAGTATATATGACTCCTAAGCAAATATCAAAGGCTTTAGTTGATAGCTGAATAGTTTAGACGTTTTACCACAGATCGATACAAATGTTTCTGATGACATAAGTAATGCTTATGAAATGAGTGCTTCAGAGCCTGAGGATCCAAAAGTAAAAGATGTAGAGGAAAAGGTGCATTTCCAAGTATCCTTGCAAATACCATAGTACATGCCAAGCAAATATCATTCTGTTTTTTGCATTTTTCTTATATTTCTTAAGTAGTTAAAACTTCAAACTCTTTTACAGAAGATTGAGACTAATGTATCTGGTGATGTAAGTAATGCTGATGACATGAGTCTTTCAGAGACCGATGATCTAAAAGGGAAAGATGAAGAGGAAAAGGTTTATCTGAATTTGCATTTGCAAATGTCATTTAAATATTTGCTACCCgagcaaaaatttttgtgcttttGTATTTTTCACTATTTATTTGTCAGAGCTTTTTGTTGATATCTAAATGGTTCTAACCTTTTACAGAAGTTTGAGACTAATGTTCCTGATGATGCAAGTAATGCTAATGAGGCGAACCCTGCAAAGCCTGAGGATTTAGAAGTAAAAGATGGGGAGGAAAAGGTGCATTTGCAAATACGAGAAGATGCTAACTAAGAAAATACCATTGTGATTTTGCATTTTCTGTATTTATATGTGAGAGCTGTTTCTCGATATATGAATAAATCAAACCTATTATAACAGATTGAAACAAAGGTTTCTGATGATGTAAGTAATGCTGATGAGCCAAGTCTTTCAAAGCCTGAGGATCTAAAAGGAAATGATGAAGAAGAAAAGGTGCCTTTGCGTTTCAATTAGCAAATATCAATATATGCTACCTAATTAAATATCATCATGCTTTTTAATTTTCTATATTAGCTGAATAGTTCACACCTTTTTACAGCAGATTGAGACTAGTGTTTCTGATGATATAAGTAATGCTGATGAGGCAATTTCAAACCCCGATGATCTAAAAGGAAAAGATGAAGAGGAAAAGGCTGTGCAGGATTCAGCAAGTGTTGAAGCACCTACAGCTGAAACAGAAGAGAATCTGGAACAAAAAGAAGAGGGCACTGTGATTGAGGAGGTGAAGGAAGCAGCAATAGATGAGTCAGTTTCAGAACCATCAGTTGAAGCTGAAGAAAAGGAAGTAATGGGCAAAACTGATGTACCTAATACCCCTGAATCACCAAAGGAACCTGTGGAGCAACCAGCAGAGGTTTCAGATGCATCTGTTACAGAAGATTCAATTGAAACACCAGAAGAACCATCAGTCTCAGAAATTGTGACTGAAGAAGCAAAAAGTATTGAAGAATCTTCCGAAGTTTTTAGTGTACCTGATTCTCTATTAGTAACACATGACAAACCCGTCAAACTACCTCCTGTTGGTTTAGTCCAGGAACCTGCTCCTGATTCCAATGTGACCCTCAATGCAAATGAAACAGCAGAAAAGTCCCAAGAGGGAGAGCCTACGTCACAAGAACTACCTCAAAACGAAATCTCATCATCCAGTACTGAAGATCCAATTAATCAAGTTCATGAAACTGTTGAAACGGTAAGTTCAGAATCAATTGCCATAGTTCCTTCTGTATATGAGCATAAAGAGATTGAAGCAGAAAATATTGTTCCTGAATTGTCAACTGAAAAGATAGATGATGATCACAATGCTGATGAGGGCAACAAGGAATCTGCAGAAGAGAAAGAAGTGTCAGCCACATGTGTTGTAAAGGTTTCTGATACCACTCCTGCCACTGAAGTTCCTGAATGTGCTGTGGAGCCAGAGGTGACTGTTAAAAATGAGGAGCAAGACAGTACTGTAAATGTTGAAAATGAAGTAGCTGGAAATTCTGAAGAGGTAAAAGCTTCTGACGGTGTTGGATTGATTGGTGAGGTGAAGAATGAGAATTTGGAAAGTAAAAATTTGAATTTGTACAAGAACACTCGAAATATCGATTTAGTTGAAGCAGAAGACAGCAACAAGGCATCTTCCATTGATCCATTAGTAACGGATGACAAACCTGTTGTACCACCTACTGTTGGTTTAGTCCAG is a window from the Musa acuminata AAA Group cultivar baxijiao chromosome BXJ2-1, Cavendish_Baxijiao_AAA, whole genome shotgun sequence genome containing:
- the LOC135585477 gene encoding uncharacterized protein LOC135585477 isoform X1; translated protein: MPAHVAVCFLIEPLVLYMSQTSSAVVSSHLPTPSLPLLLITGSIVTIQTPGSMASEASVTDETVTEIDTNVSDDISNAYEMSASEPEDPKVKDVEEKKIETNVSGDVSNADDMSLSETDDLKGKDEEEKKFETNVPDDASNANEANPAKPEDLEVKDGEEKIETKVSDDVSNADEPSLSKPEDLKGNDEEEKQIETSVSDDISNADEAISNPDDLKGKDEEEKAVQDSASVEAPTAETEENLEQKEEGTVIEEVKEAAIDESVSEPSVEAEEKEVMGKTDVPNTPESPKEPVEQPAEVSDASVTEDSIETPEEPSVSEIVTEEAKSIEESSEVFSVPDSLLVTHDKPVKLPPVGLVQEPAPDSNVTLNANETAEKSQEGEPTSQELPQNEISSSSTEDPINQVHETVETVSSESIAIVPSVYEHKEIEAENIVPELSTEKIDDDHNADEGNKESAEEKEVSATCVVKVSDTTPATEVPECAVEPEVTVKNEEQDSTVNVENEVAGNSEEVKASDGVGLIGEVKNENLESKNLNLYKNTRNIDLVEAEDSNKASSIDPLVTDDKPVVPPTVGLVQEPASDSNVTLNAKETAEKSQEGEPTSQELPRNETSLSGTEDPINQVNETVEMVSSEGIDIVPSIDENKEIEGENIVPKLSTEKADDDHNADEHNKESAEEKEVSVTCVVEASDTTPATEVPECAVEPEVTVKNVEQDNTVNVENEVAGNSEEVKASDSVGLIGEVRNESLEGVNLNLYKNTRNINSVEAEDSNKASSIDPLVTDDKPVEPPTVGLVQEPAPDANVTLSADETAEKTQEGDPTSQELPRNETSPPITEDPISKVHETVEVESSEGIAIVPCIGEPKEIEEENIVPELPTEKTDDDHNADEGNKESAEEKGVSDTSVVKVSDTTAATEVPECAVQREVDVKNEEKETTLNVENEVAGNTEEENTSEGVGFIGEVKNESLEGGNSYSNNNTREIDLFGVEDSNNASSIDPEHDPKELDTELKQAARQTLLHKMLEESAEDKKKETKKVDNQSLAQNTKDNSDSKTDGEVPKTDVSGKKSQSPQNSILSKVKKSIAKVKKAITGKSPSLKTMITEGINDTKDK
- the LOC135585477 gene encoding uncharacterized protein LOC135585477 isoform X3, whose translation is MPAHVAVCFLIEPLVLYMSQTSSAVVSSHLPTPSLPLLLITGSIVTIQTPGSMASEASVTDETVTEKIETNVSGDVSNADDMSLSETDDLKGKDEEEKKFETNVPDDASNANEANPAKPEDLEVKDGEEKIETKVSDDVSNADEPSLSKPEDLKGNDEEEKQIETSVSDDISNADEAISNPDDLKGKDEEEKAVQDSASVEAPTAETEENLEQKEEGTVIEEVKEAAIDESVSEPSVEAEEKEVMGKTDVPNTPESPKEPVEQPAEVSDASVTEDSIETPEEPSVSEIVTEEAKSIEESSEVFSVPDSLLVTHDKPVKLPPVGLVQEPAPDSNVTLNANETAEKSQEGEPTSQELPQNEISSSSTEDPINQVHETVETVSSESIAIVPSVYEHKEIEAENIVPELSTEKIDDDHNADEGNKESAEEKEVSATCVVKVSDTTPATEVPECAVEPEVTVKNEEQDSTVNVENEVAGNSEEVKASDGVGLIGEVKNENLESKNLNLYKNTRNIDLVEAEDSNKASSIDPLVTDDKPVVPPTVGLVQEPASDSNVTLNAKETAEKSQEGEPTSQELPRNETSLSGTEDPINQVNETVEMVSSEGIDIVPSIDENKEIEGENIVPKLSTEKADDDHNADEHNKESAEEKEVSVTCVVEASDTTPATEVPECAVEPEVTVKNVEQDNTVNVENEVAGNSEEVKASDSVGLIGEVRNESLEGVNLNLYKNTRNINSVEAEDSNKASSIDPLVTDDKPVEPPTVGLVQEPAPDANVTLSADETAEKTQEGDPTSQELPRNETSPPITEDPISKVHETVEVESSEGIAIVPCIGEPKEIEEENIVPELPTEKTDDDHNADEGNKESAEEKGVSDTSVVKVSDTTAATEVPECAVQREVDVKNEEKETTLNVENEVAGNTEEENTSEGVGFIGEVKNESLEGGNSYSNNNTREIDLFGVEDSNNASSIDPEHDPKELDTELKQAARQTLLHKMLEESAEDKKKETKKVDNQSLAQNTKDNSDSKTDGEVPKTDVSGKKSQSPQNSILSKVKKSIAKVKKAITGKSPSLKTMITEGINDTKDK
- the LOC135585477 gene encoding uncharacterized protein LOC135585477 isoform X2, which produces MPAHVAVCFLIEPLVLYMSQTSSAVVSSHLPTPSLPLLLITGSIVTIQTPGSMASEASVTDETVTEIDTNVSDDISNAYEMSASEPEDPKVKDVEEKKIETNVSGDVSNADDMSLSETDDLKGKDEEEKKFETNVPDDASNANEANPAKPEDLEVKDGEEKIETKVSDDVSNADEPSLSKPEDLKGNDEEEKIETSVSDDISNADEAISNPDDLKGKDEEEKAVQDSASVEAPTAETEENLEQKEEGTVIEEVKEAAIDESVSEPSVEAEEKEVMGKTDVPNTPESPKEPVEQPAEVSDASVTEDSIETPEEPSVSEIVTEEAKSIEESSEVFSVPDSLLVTHDKPVKLPPVGLVQEPAPDSNVTLNANETAEKSQEGEPTSQELPQNEISSSSTEDPINQVHETVETVSSESIAIVPSVYEHKEIEAENIVPELSTEKIDDDHNADEGNKESAEEKEVSATCVVKVSDTTPATEVPECAVEPEVTVKNEEQDSTVNVENEVAGNSEEVKASDGVGLIGEVKNENLESKNLNLYKNTRNIDLVEAEDSNKASSIDPLVTDDKPVVPPTVGLVQEPASDSNVTLNAKETAEKSQEGEPTSQELPRNETSLSGTEDPINQVNETVEMVSSEGIDIVPSIDENKEIEGENIVPKLSTEKADDDHNADEHNKESAEEKEVSVTCVVEASDTTPATEVPECAVEPEVTVKNVEQDNTVNVENEVAGNSEEVKASDSVGLIGEVRNESLEGVNLNLYKNTRNINSVEAEDSNKASSIDPLVTDDKPVEPPTVGLVQEPAPDANVTLSADETAEKTQEGDPTSQELPRNETSPPITEDPISKVHETVEVESSEGIAIVPCIGEPKEIEEENIVPELPTEKTDDDHNADEGNKESAEEKGVSDTSVVKVSDTTAATEVPECAVQREVDVKNEEKETTLNVENEVAGNTEEENTSEGVGFIGEVKNESLEGGNSYSNNNTREIDLFGVEDSNNASSIDPEHDPKELDTELKQAARQTLLHKMLEESAEDKKKETKKVDNQSLAQNTKDNSDSKTDGEVPKTDVSGKKSQSPQNSILSKVKKSIAKVKKAITGKSPSLKTMITEGINDTKDK